From one Musa acuminata AAA Group cultivar baxijiao chromosome BXJ2-6, Cavendish_Baxijiao_AAA, whole genome shotgun sequence genomic stretch:
- the LOC135613734 gene encoding cytochrome P450 78A5-like gives MDSSSSAVESALFLLFLPKTEALPSIVAFLLAALSVLWFYPGGLAWALSRAGRSIPGPRGMVLGLSGAAAHRSLATLAETLKATGLMAFSVGLTRFVVSSRPDTAREILNSSAFADRPIKESAYELLFHRAMGFAPFGEYWRNLRRMSATHLFSPKRIAASGEHRRTIAQQMIRDVMASMEKNGAVEVKKVLHFGSLSNVMATVFGKRFDFGKGEGMELEELVTEGYELLGEFNWSDHVPLLSWLDPQGIRKRCRGLVSRVNVFVGGIIGEHRRRRSGGESVDGDFVDVLLDLEKEERLSDSDMVAVLWEMIFRGTDTVAILLEWIMARLVVHQEIQRRAQSELDAVVGNSRAVADGDIPNLPYLQSIVKETLRLHPPGPLLSWARLAIHDVHVGDSFIPAGTTAMVNMWAITHDERIWPNPESFEPERFMEEDVSVLGSDLRLAPFGSGRRVCPGKALALAAVHLWLAQLLQQFKWVPVETGVDLSECLKMSLEMQNPLVCKAFPRY, from the exons ATGGATTCCTCCTCCTCGGCTGTGGAGTCCGCTCtgttccttctcttcctcccGAAGACGGAGGCGCTGCCTTCGATCGTGGCCTTCCTCCTCGCCGCCCTCTCGGTTCTCTGGTTCTACCCCGGCGGGCTCGCATGGGCGCTCTCGAGGGCAGGACGCTCGATCCCCGGCCCTCGGGGCATGGTCCTCGGCTTGTCCGGCGCTGCCGCGCACCGGTCCCTCGCCACGCTCGCCGAAACCCTCAAAGCCACCGGCTTGATGGCCTTTTCCGTCGGCCTCACCCGCTTCGTCGTGTCCAGCCGCCCCGACACCGCCCGGGAGATCCTCAACAGCTCGGCCTTCGCCGATCGCCCCATCAAGGAATCCGCCTACGAGCTCCTCTTCCATCGGGCAATGGGCTTCGCGCCCTTCGGCGAGTACTGGCGCAACCTACGGAGGATGTCCGCCACCCATTTGTTTAGCCCCAAGAGGATCGCCGCTTCGGGAGAACACCGCCGGACCATTGCACAACAAATGATCCGGGACGTAATGGCGAGCATGGAGAAGAATGGGGCGGTGGAGGTGAAGAAAGTCCTGCACTTTGGGTCTCTGAGCAACGTGATGGCGACTGTTTTCGGCAAAAGATTCGATTTTGGGAAGGGCGAGGGCATGGAGTTGGAAGAGCTGGTCACGGAAGGGTACGAGCTACTCGGTGAGTTCAACTGGAGCGATCACGTCCCTCTGTTAAGTTGGTTGGATCCTCAGGGCATCAGAAAGAGGTGCAGGGGACTGGTGTCCAGGGTTAATGTGTTCGTGGGGGGCATCATAGGCGAGCACAGGCGGAGGAGATCTGGTGGAGAGTCGGTCGATGGTGACTTTGTCGATGTGCTGTTAGATCTAGAGAAGGAAGAAAGGCTTTCTGATTCGGACATGGTTGCTGTTCTGTGG GAAATGATCTTTAGAGGAACCGACACTGTTGCTATCCTCCTGGAATGGATCATGGCAAGACTGGTGGTGCACCAGGAGATACAGAGGAGAGCCCAGTCGGAGCTCGACGCCGTCGTCGGGAACTCGCGCGCCGTCGCAGACGGCGACATCCCCAACCTGCCCTACCTGCAATCCATAGTCAAGGAAACCCTCCGGTTGCACCCACCCGGCCCCCTTCTCTCCTGGGCGCGCCTCGCCATCCATGACGTTCACGTCGGCGATAGCTTCATCCCTGCAGGGACTACAGCGATGGTGAACATGTGGGCGATAACCCACGACGAGCGCATCTGGCCGAACCCCGAAAGCTTCGAGCCGGAGAGGTTCATGGAGGAGGACGTGAGCGTTCTGGGTTCCGACCTCCGGCTTGCACCTTTCGGGTCTGGAAGAAGGGTGTGCCCCGGCAAAGCCCTAGCCTTGGCTGCCGTTCACCTGTGGCTGGCGCAGCTACTGCAGCAGTTCAAATGGGTTCCTGTGGAGACTGGAGTGGACCTGTCCGAGTGCTTAAAGATGTCTCTTGAGATGCAGAATCCTCTGGTGTGCAAGGCCTTCCCAAGATACTGA